The sequence below is a genomic window from Thalassomonas haliotis.
TCATTCGGGGATTGTTATAAACTTTCTCAGCCTTTGTATGTTTTTGATATCTCGAAAAATCACGAAAGAATCTCTAATGACCGAAGGAAAGTGATAACCGGCTACCAAAAGTTTTTTTCTAAGCATAATAACAAGATGACATCCGCCCACTTAAATTCAATGAAATTGCTTGAAAATGTTGTTTCAGGTAAAAAACTTGATTGGCTATCTGCAATAAAGTGGACCAATCGCGGGAATTATAAGTCGATAATCAGTCAGTTGATTAAGGACTGAGTTTTGACAATGAAAATCGTTATTCTTCCATCCTGGTATCGAAATAATGCGTGTGCCACACAGGGCTCTTTTTTTAAAGAGCAGGCCAATGCCTTGGCGGCGTTAGGTCTTGAAGTGACACTGTTATACCCCCATGGATATTCTTTTAATAAACTGTTTGACTGTCATTCGTCAGTGACGTTTAACGGCACTATTTCCGAAGTACTATTGGGATATCCGCGTTTACCTGTACGTTTTCGCCGACTTAACCATTATATCCGCCAGAAAATGTACCTGTGGATGTTTAAACGTTATCTGGCTTGTCATGGCAAGCCGGATCTTATCTTAGCGCACTCAACTGCTTTTGGCGGCGCCGGTATCGCTGCTGATGCTATTGCAGACACTTATGGTATTCCGTTTGTTATCATGGAACATGCCAGCGCATTTGATAAAGCAAGCTTTCCAGCAAAAGAGCAACGGGCAATTTCTCAAGCTTTTACTAACGCCAATAAGGTGTTAGCTGTTTCTGAGAGTCTGAAAAGTAAACTACAGCAATTCGGGGTGGCAAGAGAGATTGTCGTTGTGCCCAATACCTTGGATTTAGACTTGTTCAACCATACCCTTTACCCAAGGAAAAGCAAAGGTGGAAATAAAAAGGTTTTTTGTGCTATCGGTTATCTCTTGCCGGTGAAAGGTTTTGATGTCTTATTGCAGGCTTTTTCCAAGCTATGCTCACAACATACTGACGTTGAACTTCGAATTATAGGGGATGGTCCGGAAAGGGAAAATTTAAAGGCTTTGGCAAAATCCTTGAATATTGACGCTCAAGTTTTGTTTTTAGGCATTAAAGACCGGCAGTCGGTTGCCCGGGAAATTGCCGAAGCAGATTGTTTTGTATCAGCGTCTCGCTCTGAAACTTTTGGTGTCGTTTATATCGAAGCCTTGGCAATGGGGAAATATGTCATCGGTACGCAATGTGGTGGACCTGATAATATTGTAACTTTACCTTATGGCGTATTGGTGGCCGTTAATGATAGCCAGGCGCTTGCCGATGAAATGAAGTCTTTTATAGACAACAGCTTAGAGGATTGTTCCAAGCAACGCATTGAATATGTCAATGCTCATTTTAGTCCATCTGTCGTAGCACAAAAATTGAAGGAACAATTTCAATATGTTATCGGCTAAAGTTAATTTATTTTTTACCAAATTAACTCAAGATGAAGTCTTTTGGGGCAGTTTTGTTGCCCTGTTCGTGAAGGTATTGGCCTCAGGGCTGGCTTTTTTAGTCAATGTACTGGCGGCGCGTTATCTTGGTATCAACGAATTTGGACTGTTCTCAATGGCATTGAGTGTGATGGCCGTTGGTGTTGTTATCGGTAAGTTTGGCATGGAACAATCTATTGTTAAATTTATTGTTAAAGCGCGTCATTCTGATGACGGGGTGAATGAAAGTCAGGTTATATCGTTGAGTTTGTTGCTTACCCTGGCTATTTCCAGCGTTGTTGCGGTTATTATCTTTTTCGCTGCAGATATTCTGGCAGATGATGTCTTTGGAAAAACTCAATTGAAAAAGGTATTGCTGTTTGCTGCAGTAACCATTATTCCTATGGCAATCCTGAATATAGCGGCACAGATCTTTAGAGCCAATAAAAACATGTTATTAAATACGCTTTTCAGTGGTGCTGTTTCTGCCTTTATAACCCTGATTTTGCTATTTTTTATCAGGCCAAAGACGGCAAGCGAGTATTATCTTCTGATGTGCATTGCCGTCTGTGCGTCAATGTGTTTGTGCCTGTTGTCAGCCAAGTGTATGTATAAGATTTCATTCGGGTACAAAAAACCTAGCGGGCTGAATTTAATGTCTGCCAGCTATCCCATATTTATCGCCTCTTTTGTCACTTTATTAAATCAACACTTCGGTTTATTGTTGCTCGGACGTGTTTCTTCGGCAGCAGAAGTCGGGCTATATGCCGTTGCAATGAAAATTATCACTTTATTTATCATGATCACAGCTACTGTATGTAGTGTGACTGGCAGCTCTTTTGCCCATGCCTTTTATCAAAAGAATATCGCCAAGTTACCCGGGTTGGCTAAAAAAAGTTCATTTTTAAGTGCCGCGTTAACCTTACCATTGTTACTTGTCGTGATGTGTTTTCCTCAGGCATTGTTGGCGATTTTTGGACAAGAATTTATTGCTGCTGACTTTATCTTAGTGGTGCTTTTACTTGGATTAATTTTTAACATTTTTTTATCCCCTTGCGGTCATTTGTTAATGATGACGGGGAATGAAAAAAAACACCGAAGTAATGTGTTAGTGGCCGGAGGGGTTAATATTGCTCTTTTGTTGCTATTAACTGAAAAATACGATGCGCTTGGGGTGGCTACGGCTTTTAGTTTTTCTGTGATGCTGCAGAATATTTTAGCCATGTATAGCGTAAAGAAAGAGCTGGGTTTTTGGGTCTATCCAAAGTTGCCCAAACTGTCGAAATAGTATGTGTTGAGAAATTTAAATGAGTGATAGGAAAACAAATAAAGAGATTAATGAATATGGCATAAAAGAGCTCATTTTTCTTTTATGGCAGAGTAAAATCTTTATTATTGCAATGACTTTGGTATTTGCCGTCGCTTCTGTGGTTTATTCCATAGGGTTGCCGAATAAATATCTTTCAGAAGGGGTTTTTTCTTATGGTAAATCAACTGATGGTGACATGTCTTCTTCTCTTTCCCAGCTTGGCGGTCTGGCAAGTTTAGCCGGCATTTCATTAGGAAAAAACGGCGGTGCAAATGAACAGCAAGTAGATATGGCGCTGCTGAAATCTCGTCATTTTATTTCATTTTTTATTGAAAAGAATGACATACTCATTCCCTTATTTGCAGGGGAAGAGTGGGATCCTAACACGAATAAATTGCTACTAAACCCTGAAATCTATGATGCTGAAAAGCAGGAATGGGTCAGGCCGATGAAATTTCCTTTTGAAAGTAAACCTTCTGCACAGGAAGCGTTTTTGGCATTTCAACAATTGCTTGTGGTTGCGGAAGATAAAAAAACAGGTTTGATTACGGTCAGTCTTGAATTCTTGTCACCTGCGCTTTCTTATCAATGGCTTAATTTATTTATCTCGCAATTTAACGAGTTTGTCAGAAGCCGTGAACTCAAAGAGAGTGCCTCA
It includes:
- a CDS encoding glycosyltransferase; amino-acid sequence: MKIVILPSWYRNNACATQGSFFKEQANALAALGLEVTLLYPHGYSFNKLFDCHSSVTFNGTISEVLLGYPRLPVRFRRLNHYIRQKMYLWMFKRYLACHGKPDLILAHSTAFGGAGIAADAIADTYGIPFVIMEHASAFDKASFPAKEQRAISQAFTNANKVLAVSESLKSKLQQFGVAREIVVVPNTLDLDLFNHTLYPRKSKGGNKKVFCAIGYLLPVKGFDVLLQAFSKLCSQHTDVELRIIGDGPERENLKALAKSLNIDAQVLFLGIKDRQSVAREIAEADCFVSASRSETFGVVYIEALAMGKYVIGTQCGGPDNIVTLPYGVLVAVNDSQALADEMKSFIDNSLEDCSKQRIEYVNAHFSPSVVAQKLKEQFQYVIG
- a CDS encoding oligosaccharide flippase family protein, with translation MLSAKVNLFFTKLTQDEVFWGSFVALFVKVLASGLAFLVNVLAARYLGINEFGLFSMALSVMAVGVVIGKFGMEQSIVKFIVKARHSDDGVNESQVISLSLLLTLAISSVVAVIIFFAADILADDVFGKTQLKKVLLFAAVTIIPMAILNIAAQIFRANKNMLLNTLFSGAVSAFITLILLFFIRPKTASEYYLLMCIAVCASMCLCLLSAKCMYKISFGYKKPSGLNLMSASYPIFIASFVTLLNQHFGLLLLGRVSSAAEVGLYAVAMKIITLFIMITATVCSVTGSSFAHAFYQKNIAKLPGLAKKSSFLSAALTLPLLLVVMCFPQALLAIFGQEFIAADFILVVLLLGLIFNIFLSPCGHLLMMTGNEKKHRSNVLVAGGVNIALLLLLTEKYDALGVATAFSFSVMLQNILAMYSVKKELGFWVYPKLPKLSK
- a CDS encoding GNVR domain-containing protein, with the translated sequence MSDRKTNKEINEYGIKELIFLLWQSKIFIIAMTLVFAVASVVYSIGLPNKYLSEGVFSYGKSTDGDMSSSLSQLGGLASLAGISLGKNGGANEQQVDMALLKSRHFISFFIEKNDILIPLFAGEEWDPNTNKLLLNPEIYDAEKQEWVRPMKFPFESKPSAQEAFLAFQQLLVVAEDKKTGLITVSLEFLSPALSYQWLNLFISQFNEFVRSRELKESASKIAYLEQQAKEASNANMQTVFFSLMEQEQRKMMLANVSQEYVLKMVDPAIESQVKSSPKRALICVGGTIFGMFISIIFVLIRQFLKSE